A stretch of Kaistella flava (ex Peng et al. 2021) DNA encodes these proteins:
- a CDS encoding DNA gyrase/topoisomerase IV subunit A, translated as MEEQENHQEESLRKVSGLYKDWFLDYASYVILDRAIPSIFDGFKPVQRRIMHSMRELEDGRYNKVANVVGNTMKYHPHGDASITDAMVQIGQKELLIDTQGNWGNIFTGDSAAAARYIEARLTPFALEVVFNPKTTEWAKSYDGRNNEPIDLPVKFPLLLASGVEGIGVGLSTKIMPHNFNELIDASIAHLKGKKFQIFPDFITGGMLDVSNYNDGERGGRIRARARIIQKDKNTLCITELPFGKNTSDLIDSVIKANEKGKIKIKKIEDNTSDQVEINIFLANDVSPDKTIDALYAFTDCEIPISPNACVIVGNKPMFLNVSEILRQNTDHTVSLLKKELQIELHELQENWHFSSLERIFIENRIYHDIEEVKSWDEVIVTIDKGLKPHTTHLLRAVTEEDILRLTEIRIKRISRFDLDKFKENIKALEGKIEQVKYNLEHLIPYSIDYYANIQKKYGKGKERRTELRIFDTIDASKVAVANEKFYVNWEEGFVGTSLKKDEYLFDCSDIDDIITFQKDGTMRVVKVEAKTFIGKNIQHVAIWKKNDKRTVYNMIYREGRDGPYYMKRFSVTGVTRNTDYKLASDKKGSEMLYFSANPNGEAEKVTVLLKPNARVRKNKIDIDFSELAIKGRDSKGNVVTKYIVKKVDLKEEGHSTLAPRRIWFDDTVRRLNADARGTLLGTFKGDDKILIVNSHGEAKLVSFELGNRFDDEYLILEKWKPEQPITCIYFDGEKQIYFIKRFLLENTTNVQPFMPSEHPKSFVESIIVSNNATAEITFAKVKGIEKDPETINIDEFISVKGIKAIGNQFIKDKVKSINITIPEPEEEIIEVPDPSENSGNHEDEDIPEEGLIGDLFESEEE; from the coding sequence ATGGAAGAGCAAGAAAATCACCAAGAAGAATCCCTGAGAAAAGTTTCCGGTCTTTATAAAGACTGGTTTTTAGATTACGCGTCTTATGTAATTTTGGACCGTGCGATTCCTTCTATCTTTGATGGATTCAAACCTGTGCAAAGGAGAATCATGCACTCGATGCGTGAGCTGGAAGATGGCAGATATAACAAAGTCGCCAATGTCGTAGGAAATACCATGAAGTATCACCCACACGGTGATGCGTCGATTACCGATGCCATGGTACAGATTGGTCAAAAAGAATTATTGATTGATACGCAGGGAAACTGGGGAAATATTTTCACCGGAGATTCTGCGGCAGCTGCGAGATATATCGAAGCACGATTAACACCGTTCGCTTTAGAAGTAGTCTTCAATCCAAAGACGACAGAATGGGCGAAATCTTATGACGGTCGAAATAATGAACCTATTGATTTACCGGTAAAATTCCCATTGCTGTTAGCGTCAGGTGTGGAAGGAATTGGAGTAGGGCTTTCTACTAAGATTATGCCTCACAATTTTAATGAATTGATTGACGCTTCTATCGCTCATTTAAAAGGCAAGAAATTTCAGATTTTCCCCGATTTTATTACGGGTGGAATGCTTGATGTTTCGAATTATAATGACGGTGAGCGTGGCGGAAGAATCCGTGCCAGAGCCAGAATTATTCAGAAAGATAAAAATACACTTTGTATTACTGAACTTCCTTTTGGTAAAAACACGAGCGATTTAATTGATTCAGTGATTAAAGCCAATGAAAAAGGCAAGATCAAAATCAAGAAAATTGAAGACAATACTTCAGATCAAGTTGAAATCAACATCTTCCTTGCAAATGATGTTTCGCCGGATAAAACCATTGATGCTTTATACGCTTTTACCGATTGTGAAATTCCGATTTCGCCGAATGCCTGTGTAATTGTTGGTAATAAACCGATGTTCCTGAATGTGTCAGAAATCCTGAGACAAAATACGGATCACACCGTTTCTTTGCTTAAAAAAGAACTGCAAATTGAATTGCATGAATTGCAGGAAAACTGGCATTTCTCTTCCTTAGAAAGAATATTTATCGAGAACAGAATTTACCACGATATCGAGGAAGTGAAATCTTGGGACGAAGTCATTGTAACCATTGATAAAGGGTTGAAACCACATACCACTCATTTATTAAGAGCCGTAACCGAAGAAGATATTTTAAGATTAACCGAGATTCGAATCAAGAGAATTTCGCGTTTCGATTTAGATAAATTTAAAGAAAATATTAAAGCGCTTGAAGGAAAAATCGAGCAGGTTAAATATAATTTAGAACATTTGATTCCGTACTCAATTGACTATTATGCTAATATTCAAAAAAAATACGGGAAAGGAAAAGAACGTAGAACCGAACTAAGGATTTTCGATACCATCGATGCTTCGAAAGTTGCGGTGGCTAACGAGAAATTCTACGTGAATTGGGAAGAAGGTTTCGTTGGAACTTCTCTTAAAAAAGATGAATACTTATTCGACTGTTCTGATATCGACGATATTATTACCTTCCAGAAAGATGGGACGATGAGAGTCGTGAAAGTAGAAGCTAAAACTTTTATCGGTAAGAATATCCAACATGTTGCCATTTGGAAAAAGAACGATAAACGCACGGTTTACAATATGATTTACCGTGAAGGAAGAGACGGTCCTTATTATATGAAACGTTTTTCTGTGACCGGCGTTACCCGAAATACCGATTATAAATTAGCTTCCGACAAGAAAGGTTCTGAAATGTTATACTTCTCTGCCAATCCTAATGGTGAAGCCGAGAAAGTAACCGTTTTATTAAAACCAAACGCCCGCGTTAGAAAAAATAAAATAGATATCGATTTCTCAGAACTGGCAATTAAAGGTCGGGATTCCAAAGGGAATGTGGTGACCAAATATATCGTCAAAAAAGTAGATTTAAAAGAAGAAGGTCATTCGACTTTGGCTCCGAGAAGAATTTGGTTTGATGATACCGTTCGACGATTAAATGCTGATGCAAGAGGAACTTTACTGGGGACTTTCAAAGGGGATGACAAAATATTAATTGTCAATTCTCATGGTGAAGCCAAATTGGTGAGTTTTGAATTAGGAAACCGTTTTGATGATGAATATTTAATCCTCGAAAAATGGAAACCAGAGCAGCCGATTACCTGTATTTATTTTGATGGTGAAAAGCAGATTTATTTTATTAAAAGATTCTTGCTCGAGAACACCACTAATGTTCAACCTTTCATGCCATCGGAACATCCAAAATCGTTTGTAGAAAGTATTATTGTTTCGAATAATGCAACGGCTGAAATTACATTTGCTAAAGTAAAAGGAATAGAAAAAGATCCTGAAACCATTAATATCGATGAATTTATTTCGGTAAAAGGAATTAAAGCAATCGGAAATCAGTTTATTAAAGATAAAGTGAAATCCATCAATATTACGATTCCAGAACCGGAGGAAGAAATCATTGAGGTACCTGATCCATCAGAAAATTCGGGAAATCATGAAGATGAAGATATTCCAGAAGAAGGATTGATTGGTGATTTGTTCGAGAGTGAAGAAGAATAA